The Prinia subflava isolate CZ2003 ecotype Zambia chromosome 5, Cam_Psub_1.2, whole genome shotgun sequence genome window below encodes:
- the TMEM260 gene encoding protein O-mannosyl-transferase TMEM260 — translation MGAGAGPGPGPGIGAGGAAAALGAAVAALYTATLPPALPGGDAGELITAAYELGVAHPPGYPLFTLLAKAATALPGGSPAFRVNLLCGLVGAAAASLLFCTVFRLSGSYAGGILAAGVFSFSRLTWQWSITAEVFSLNNLFVGLLMALTARFEEASTAKERSKISNLGAFCCGLSLCNQHTIVLYVACVVPWVLSRLFRKKELSLGHLLKLGLCFLAGLLPYLYLPASSYLNRARWTWGDQTTLQGFLTHFLREEYGTFNLAKSETGSSMGEMLLFQLAQMKSELSLPVLALALVACVSTALPKKQQKSPVIWLFTAMLCLYSLFFAWRANLDITKPLFLGVVERFWLQSSAVVAVLAGLGLATLASLGRSTVLEGTWLLPCLEWLPALALVASQLWANYSTCDQSNNYVVDKFARNVLSSMPAGAVILLRGDLPGNSLRYLHYCEGMRPDVTLVDQEMMTYEWYLPKLAKHLPGVHFPGSRWNPVEGVLPDGTLVFNLHRFLKVNKHKEVFVCIGLHEGDSTWRRSHSLWPWGTCEKLVPSGAVFDPGEWIGLTRNLYNWTEDYGSFSPSSWEAVANEEMWQARMKTAFFIFELAETASVTAEMKSQLYTFAYTSYKEIVNSHPCHPVNWHKNFAIACERMLRLGSGGADPETLLSEAVQHFLLYTQKAEEDPQRQDILQAVQHLRAELQGLRRRKAELRRKAG, via the exons ATGGGCGCGggggccggccccggccccggccccgggatCGGGGCGGGAGGAGCCGCCGCGGCGCTGGGCGCTGCCGTGGCTGCTCTCTACACGGCCACGCTGCCGCCCGCGCTGCCCGGCGGCGATGCGG GGGAGCTGATCACAGCCGCATATGAGCTTGGA GTCGCCCACCCTCCCGGCTACCCCCTGTTCACGCTGCTGGCCAAAGCAGCCACGGCGCTGCCCGGCGGCTCCCCCGCCTTCCGAGTCAATCTCCTCTGCGGCTtggtgggagcagctgctgcctctttgCTTTTTTGCACGGTTTTCAG GCTTTCTGGCTCATATGCTGGAGGAATCCTTGCTGCGGGGGTGTTTTCATTTTCTCGTCTCACATGGCAGTGGTCCATCACGGCGGAGGTTTTCAGCTTAAACAATCTGTTTGTGGGGCTGCTGATGGCTCTCACTGCTCGTTTTGAGGAGGCTTCCACTGCAAAAGAGAGATCGAAG aTCTCCAATTTGGGTGCCTTTTGCTGCGGGCTCAGCCTGTGCAATCAGCACACAATAGTGCTTTATGTTGCTTGTGTTGTGCCCTGGGTTCTCTCACGGCTTTTCAGAAAGAAG GAATTGTCCCTAGGCCATTTGCTGAAGTTGGGTTTATGCTTCTTGGCTGGTTTGCTGCCTTATCTCTATCTGCCGGCGTCGTCCTACCTCAATCGAGCCCGCTGGACATGGGGAGACCAGACGACTCTTCAAGGATTTTTGACCCACTTTCTGAGGGAAGAATATGGGACATTCAATCTG gcCAAGTCCGAGACTGGATCCAGTATGGGAGAGATGCTGCT CTTCCAGCTGGCTCAGATGAAGTCAGagctctccctccctgtccttGCCCTGGCACTTGTGGCCTGTGTGAGCACAGCACTGCC gaaaaagcagcagaaatcgCCTGTGATCTGGCTGTTCACTGCAATGCTCTGCCTTTATTCCCTTTTCTTCGCTTGGAGAGCAAATTTGGATATTACAAAGCCTCTGTTTCTAGGCGTG GTGGAGCGGttctggctgcagagcagtgccGTGGTGGCcgtgctggcagggctgggactggcCACACTGGCCAGCCTTGGCAGGAGCACTGTGCTGGAGGGCACCTGGCTGCTGCCATGCCTGGAGTGGCTTCCTGCTCTTGCCCTCGTTGCTTCTCAGCTTTGGGCAAATTACAG CACTTGTGATCAGAGCAACAACTACGTTGTGGATAAGTTTGCAAGGAACGTGCTGTCCTCCATGCCAGCGGGGGCAGTGATCCTGCTGAGAGGAGACTTGCCTGGGAATTCCCTTCGTTACCTTCATTATTGTGAGGGGATGAGGCCAGACGTCACCTTAGTGGACCAGGAG ATGATGACTTATGAATGGTATTTACCCAAGCTGGCAAAGCACTTACCTGGCGTTCATTTTCCCGGGAGCCGGTGGAATCCTGTGGAAGGAGTATTACCCGACGGGACACTCGTTTTTAATCTCCATCGTTTCCTCAAAGTAAATAAACA TAAGGAAGTGTTTGTCTGCATAGGTCTTCATGAAGGGGACTCGACCTGGAGAAGGAGCCACTCGCTCTGGCCCTGGGGTACGTGTGAGAAATTGGTTCCTTCTGGAGCTGTGTTTGACCCAGGAGAGTGGATTGGTCTCACGAGGAATCTCTATAACTGGACTGAAGACTATGGCAG TTTCAGCCCCTCTTCCTGGGAAGCTGTTGCCAACGAGGAGATGTGGCAAGCCAG GATGAAAACAGCTTTCTTCATCTTTGAGCTTGCAGAAACGGCCAGTGTGACTGCAGAAATGAAATCACAACTTTACACGTTTGCATACACT TCGTACAAAGAAATTGTCAACTCCCATCCCTGTCACCCGGTGAACTGGCACAAAAACTTCGCCATCGCCTGCGAGAGGATGCTGCGCCTCGGCAGCGGCGGCGCGGATCCCGAAACGCTGCTCTCCGAGGCTGTGCAGCACTTCCTGCTCTACACCcagaaggcagaggaggatCCCCAGCGCCAGGAcatcctgcaggctgtgcagcacctcagggcagagctgcaggggctgaggaggaggaaagcgGAGCTGAGGCGCAAAGCCGGGTAG